From Ipomoea triloba cultivar NCNSP0323 chromosome 5, ASM357664v1, the proteins below share one genomic window:
- the LOC116019885 gene encoding chitin-inducible gibberellin-responsive protein 1-like has product MDSHQFFGYGVTGADFAYSSYPDIPSIPIRHIGSLKFDSRTSPNSPFAPHFDPQTPTSLSDSQEQQSSTDNLSGVSASSNSLLDYSSYFQQRSSPLDCGPESLLIPSGATSFHRNQKAKHVFWQVEPALIVPDQTGAKTSDLSLSENKHQQPLGQKSRSWSQEGQISGLIEFQPSRVSSIGKPDGSVHSLKRYKTVQDFPLQGVPQGNIKQLLISCARALLAENKDNFDRLVEEARVSVSITGDPIQRLGAYMIEGLVAKKEASGANFYRGLKGKEPAGKDLLSYMHILYELCPYLKFGYMAANGAIADACRNEDRIHIIDFQIGQGTQWMTLLQALAARPSGAPHVRITGIDDPVSQYARGDGLAAVGKQLAAISEKFSIPVEFHAVPVFAPKVTRDMLDIRPGESLAVNFPFQLHHTPDESIDMNNPRDGLLRFVKSLSPKVVTLVEQESNTNTAPFFPRFLETLDYYSAIFESIDVTLARDKKERINVEQHCLARDIVNVIACEGQERVVRHELLGKWKSRFTMAGFREYPLSSYVNSVIKSLLKYYSEHYTLVEKDGAMLLGWKQRNLISASAWH; this is encoded by the coding sequence ATGGACTCCCATCAGTTTTTTGGATATGGTGTAACTGGAGCGGATTTTGCATACTCTTCGTATCCCGATATTCCTTCAATACCTATTAGGCATATTGGATCCTTAAAATTTGACTCAAGAACTTCTCCGAATTCGCCTTTTGCACCTCACTTTGATCCTCAGACCCCGACCTCTCTAAGCGACAGCCAGGAGCAACAGAGCTCGACTGATAATCTCTCGGGAGTCAGTGCTTCGAGTAATTCTCTACTGGATTATAGCAGTTACTTCCAACAGCGTAGCTCCCCGTTGGATTGCGGTCCGGAAAGTCTGCTAATTCCTTCTGGTGCGACTTCTTTTCATCGGAATCAGAAGGCGAAACATGTTTTCTGGCAGGTGGAGCCTGCTTTGATTGTGCCAGATCAAACGGGGGCCAAAACATCAGATCTGTCTTTGAGTGAAAATAAGCACCAACAACCGTTAGGCCAGAAGTCTAGGTCTTGGAGCCAGGAAGGCCAGATTTCGGGCCTGATTGAATTTCAGCCGTCTCGTGTCTCGTCAATTGGAAAACCCGACGGGAGTGTTCATAGCCTAAAACGCTACAAAACTGTGCAGGACTTTCCCTTGCAGGGCGTTCCTCAAGGTAATATAAAACAGCTTCTCATTTCTTGTGCTCGAGCTCTACTTGctgaaaataaagataatttcGATAGACTGGTTGAAGAAGCGCGTGTTTCTGTGTCCATCACCGGGGATCCTATTCAGCGCCTCGGAGCTTACATGATAGAAGGGCTAGTTGCAAAGAAAGAGGCATCGGGTGCCAATTTTTATCGGGGTTTGAAGGGTAAAGAACCGGCAGGGAAGGACTTACTCTCCTACATGCACATCCTGTATGAACTATGCCCTTATCTCAAGTTCGGTTATATGGCTGCAAACGGTGCCATAGCAGATGCGTGCAGAAACGAAGACCGCATTCACATTATCGACTTCCAAATCGGGCAAGGGACTCAATGGATGACTCTTCTACAAGCACTTGCTGCAAGACCTAGTGGCGCCCCTCACGTGAGAATCACCGGGATTGATGACCCGGTTTCACAATATGCTCGGGGAGATGGTTTAGCAGCCGTGGGGAAACAGCTAGCTGCAATTTCCGAGAAGTTCAGTATCCCGGTTGAGTTTCATGCAGTCCCGGTTTTCGCTCCAAAAGTCACCCGGGATATGTTGGATATCAGGCCTGGCGAGTCACTGGCTGTGAACTTCCCTTTTCAGCTCCACCACACTCCCGACGAGAGCATAGACATGAACAATCCACGGGACGGTCTTCTTAGGTTCGTGAAGTCGCTTTCCCCCAAGGTAGTCACTTTGGTGGAGCAAGAATCGAACACAAACACCGCCCCGTTCTTCCCGAGATTCCTAGAAACTCTTGACTACTACTCAGCCATCTTCGAGTCAATAGACGTGACCCTAGCAAGGGACAAGAAGGAGCGCATCAACGTCGAGCAGCACTGTCTGGCCCGAGACATCGTCAACGTCATAGCTTGCGAGGGCCAGGAGAGGGTGGTGCGCCACGAGCTATTAGGCAAGTGGAAATCCCGGTTCACAATGGCAGGATTCCGCGAGTACCCTCTCAGCTCCTACGTTAACTCCGTAATTAAAAGCCTCCTGAAGTACTACTCCGAGCACTACACGCTCGTGGAGAAAGACGGGGCCATGCTGCTCGGGTGGAAACAGCGCAACCTCATCTCCGCTTCAGCTTGGCAttga